One region of Tachysurus vachellii isolate PV-2020 chromosome 11, HZAU_Pvac_v1, whole genome shotgun sequence genomic DNA includes:
- the cep78 gene encoding centrosomal protein of 78 kDa isoform X1, translating into MQGSAQTRRRAAQDFEACYESLCATQGSAPVAAVRLGLSHGVLDFNGDAISYPDWLPILSALAINKQLHHVGVKSYHLTSLGSQGSYKTSIRKKTPVVHSKNMTFQLCKAVQKCLSVSHSLKTLQLHRLPLRERDLDTLTKGLSKCVSLEHLSLAHCPIADDGLETICQSVKYSTTIKTVDFTACNITWRGAEHLANIIKHQAMRRHTTAWAETLRYRKAEFEAMGGLRRITLNENILIGDRGVTSLAQELTEDLWVKAVDLQRCGISNEGARVLEKMLQSNTTLCVLDIRRNPLLDNELVKSVIKKVLMNNKGQDSQYLWLKPPAKEASYPSGQTTRRSTGRATYRIVKGSRRTSSAPCGAGPPRPGSTGYIPWRTAARAKVQRGLPQSAAVADQSFQNASSIRVTLESESESQSEEIESTPQSVCVQSARENISNRQFRRLQDDYRSLKEQLEECRLRLIEERNARLKATSRVVELELENNRLHNVNQSLSEAHTSHSVLEDEHVLDSIESSFHKFHAFLDLLKDAGLGQLASMAGIEQSDFGVLNRPQLSSTQQRGDGDQVSKQRKDSMAQITNSLQKASRLQSSTSSSAASAVSKNSRNLQSPQDVIPTPAPLHFSLSPSPLDHPDALHLQRRVSPNQSSSNRESGSDKPGGRRRSKSGSSASIQSAISVHSNRSYSYRDDFSEGKLSPALSSRSSSMSRFGSERISERHSEGQRSAVWLAGL; encoded by the exons ATGCAGGGTTCGGCTCAGACGAGACGGCGAGCGGCTCAGGACTTTGAGGCCTGCTATGAGTCCTTGTGTGCGACTCAGGGTTCTGCTCCGGTAGCTGCCGTGAGGTTGGGTCTGAGCCACGGAGTGCTGGACTTTAATGGAGATGCCATCAGTTACCCAGACTGGCTGCCTATACTGTCAGCATTAGCGATCAACAAACAGCTGCATCATGTCGGTGTCAAAAGTTACCATCTCACCAGTCTTGGCTCTCAGG GTTCCTATAAGACCTCCATCAGAAAGAAGACTCCTGTTGTCCATTCAAAGAACATGACATTTCAGCTTTGCAAAGCCGTGCAGAAATGCCTGAGTGTTTCACACAGCCTTAAAACACTCCAGCTGCACAGGCtgccactgagagagagagacctcgaCACACTCActaag GGTTTGTCCAAGTGCGTGTCATTGGAGCATTTGTCTTTGGCACACTGTCCCATTGCAGACGACGGACTAGAGA CTATCTGTCAGAGTGTGAAGTATTCAACAACTATTAAAACGGTGGATTTCACTGCTTGTAATATCACATGGCGAGGTGCAGAGCATCTGGCAAACATTATAAAG CACCAGGCAATGAGGCGACACACCACGGCATGGGCGGAGACTTTGCGCTACAGGAAGGCGGAGTTTGAAGCCATGGGCGGGCTTCGGAGGATCACACTTAACGAAAACATTCTAATCGGGGACAGAGGAGTCACGTCCCTCGCTCAGGAGCTCACAGAGGACCTGTGGGTCAAAG CAGTGGACCTGCAGCGCTGTGGCATCTCTAACGAAGGAGCTCGTGTTTTGGAGAAAATGCTCCAGTCCAACACGACCCTGTGTGTACTGGACATCCGGAGGAACCCCCTACTGG ATAATGAGCTGGTGAAGTCTGTGATAAAGAAAGTGCTCATGAATAATAAAGGCCAGGACTCACAA TATTTGTGGTTGAAGCCTCCAGCTAAAGAGGCAAGTTATCCCTCAGGACAGACGACTAGGAGAAGCACAGGAAGAGCTACATACAGAATCG TTAAAGGCTCACGGCGCACATCTTCAGCACCGTGTGGAGCAGGGCCTCCTCGACCGGGCAGTACTGGTTATATCCCATGGCGCACCGCAGCACGGGCCAAAGTTCAGAG AGGTCTCCCTCAGAGTGCCGCAGTAGCAGATCAGAGCTTTCag AATGCCTCCTCCATTCGAGTCACGTTAGAGTCGGAGAGCGAGTCGCAGTCTGAAGAAATTGAAAGCACGccgcaaagtgtgtgtgtacagagcgCTCGTGAGAACATCAGCAACAGACAGTTCAGACGTCTACAGGATGATTACAGGAGTCTGAAG GAGCAGCTGGAGGAATGCAGGCTCAGGCTTATTGAGGAGAGAAACGCAAGACTGAAAGCCACTTCTCGTGTTGTGGAG CTGGAGTTGGAGAACAATCGCTTACACAATGTgaatcagtctctctctgaAGCTCACACCAGTCACTCTGTTTTGGAGGATGAACATGTGCTGGACAGCATCGAGTCTTCCTTTCACAAATTCCATGCCTTCCTTGACCTGCTTAAAGACGCCGG GCTGGGTCAGTTGGCGTCCATGGCCGGCATCGAGCAGTCAGACTTCGGGGTCCTGAATCGTCCTCAGCTCTCTTCTACACAGCAAAGAGGAGATGGAGATCAGGTCAGCAAGCAGAGGAAAGACAGTATGGCT CAGATAACAAACAGCCTTCAGAAAGCATCAAGACTTCAATCCAGCACATCCTCATCTGCAGCTTCTGCGGTGTCCAAGAATTCTCGTAATCTCCAGTCCCCACAGGACGTGATCCCCACTCCAGCTCCACTCCACTTCAGTCTCTCCCCTTCTCCTCTGGACCATCCTGATGCTCTTCATCTGCAGCGGAGGGTTTCTCCAAACCAATCAAGTTCTAATAGAGAGTCCGGCTCTGATAAACCCGGCGGCAGGCGGCGCTCAAAATCAGGCAGTTCAGCCAGCATTCAGTCAGCTATTAGTGTTCATAGTAATCGGTCTTATTCCTACAGAGATGACTTCTCTGAAGGGAAGCTCTCTCCAGCTCTGAGCTCCAGATCTTCCAGCATGTCTCGGTTTGGTTCTGAGAGAATCAGTGAGAGACACTCTGAGGGTCAGAGGAGTGCCGTTTGGTTGGCTGGGCTCTAG
- the cep78 gene encoding centrosomal protein of 78 kDa isoform X2: protein MQGSAQTRRRAAQDFEACYESLCATQGSAPVAAVRLGLSHGVLDFNGDAISYPDWLPILSALAINKQLHHVGVKSYHLTSLGSQGSYKTSIRKKTPVVHSKNMTFQLCKAVQKCLSVSHSLKTLQLHRLPLRERDLDTLTKGLSKCVSLEHLSLAHCPIADDGLETICQSVKYSTTIKTVDFTACNITWRGAEHLANIIKHQAMRRHTTAWAETLRYRKAEFEAMGGLRRITLNENILIGDRGVTSLAQELTEDLWVKAVDLQRCGISNEGARVLEKMLQSNTTLCVLDIRRNPLLDNELVKSVIKKVLMNNKGQDSQYLWLKPPAKEASYPSGQTTRRSTGRATYRIVKGSRRTSSAPCGAGPPRPGSTGYIPWRTAARAKVQRGLPQSAAVADQSFQNASSIRVTLESESESQSEEIESTPQSVCVQSARENISNRQFRRLQDDYRSLKEQLEECRLRLIEERNARLKATSRVVELELENNRLHNVNQSLSEAHTSHSVLEDEHVLDSIESSFHKFHAFLDLLKDAGLGQLASMAGIEQSDFGVLNRPQLSSTQQRGDGDQVSKQRKDSMAITNSLQKASRLQSSTSSSAASAVSKNSRNLQSPQDVIPTPAPLHFSLSPSPLDHPDALHLQRRVSPNQSSSNRESGSDKPGGRRRSKSGSSASIQSAISVHSNRSYSYRDDFSEGKLSPALSSRSSSMSRFGSERISERHSEGQRSAVWLAGL, encoded by the exons ATGCAGGGTTCGGCTCAGACGAGACGGCGAGCGGCTCAGGACTTTGAGGCCTGCTATGAGTCCTTGTGTGCGACTCAGGGTTCTGCTCCGGTAGCTGCCGTGAGGTTGGGTCTGAGCCACGGAGTGCTGGACTTTAATGGAGATGCCATCAGTTACCCAGACTGGCTGCCTATACTGTCAGCATTAGCGATCAACAAACAGCTGCATCATGTCGGTGTCAAAAGTTACCATCTCACCAGTCTTGGCTCTCAGG GTTCCTATAAGACCTCCATCAGAAAGAAGACTCCTGTTGTCCATTCAAAGAACATGACATTTCAGCTTTGCAAAGCCGTGCAGAAATGCCTGAGTGTTTCACACAGCCTTAAAACACTCCAGCTGCACAGGCtgccactgagagagagagacctcgaCACACTCActaag GGTTTGTCCAAGTGCGTGTCATTGGAGCATTTGTCTTTGGCACACTGTCCCATTGCAGACGACGGACTAGAGA CTATCTGTCAGAGTGTGAAGTATTCAACAACTATTAAAACGGTGGATTTCACTGCTTGTAATATCACATGGCGAGGTGCAGAGCATCTGGCAAACATTATAAAG CACCAGGCAATGAGGCGACACACCACGGCATGGGCGGAGACTTTGCGCTACAGGAAGGCGGAGTTTGAAGCCATGGGCGGGCTTCGGAGGATCACACTTAACGAAAACATTCTAATCGGGGACAGAGGAGTCACGTCCCTCGCTCAGGAGCTCACAGAGGACCTGTGGGTCAAAG CAGTGGACCTGCAGCGCTGTGGCATCTCTAACGAAGGAGCTCGTGTTTTGGAGAAAATGCTCCAGTCCAACACGACCCTGTGTGTACTGGACATCCGGAGGAACCCCCTACTGG ATAATGAGCTGGTGAAGTCTGTGATAAAGAAAGTGCTCATGAATAATAAAGGCCAGGACTCACAA TATTTGTGGTTGAAGCCTCCAGCTAAAGAGGCAAGTTATCCCTCAGGACAGACGACTAGGAGAAGCACAGGAAGAGCTACATACAGAATCG TTAAAGGCTCACGGCGCACATCTTCAGCACCGTGTGGAGCAGGGCCTCCTCGACCGGGCAGTACTGGTTATATCCCATGGCGCACCGCAGCACGGGCCAAAGTTCAGAG AGGTCTCCCTCAGAGTGCCGCAGTAGCAGATCAGAGCTTTCag AATGCCTCCTCCATTCGAGTCACGTTAGAGTCGGAGAGCGAGTCGCAGTCTGAAGAAATTGAAAGCACGccgcaaagtgtgtgtgtacagagcgCTCGTGAGAACATCAGCAACAGACAGTTCAGACGTCTACAGGATGATTACAGGAGTCTGAAG GAGCAGCTGGAGGAATGCAGGCTCAGGCTTATTGAGGAGAGAAACGCAAGACTGAAAGCCACTTCTCGTGTTGTGGAG CTGGAGTTGGAGAACAATCGCTTACACAATGTgaatcagtctctctctgaAGCTCACACCAGTCACTCTGTTTTGGAGGATGAACATGTGCTGGACAGCATCGAGTCTTCCTTTCACAAATTCCATGCCTTCCTTGACCTGCTTAAAGACGCCGG GCTGGGTCAGTTGGCGTCCATGGCCGGCATCGAGCAGTCAGACTTCGGGGTCCTGAATCGTCCTCAGCTCTCTTCTACACAGCAAAGAGGAGATGGAGATCAGGTCAGCAAGCAGAGGAAAGACAGTATGGCT ATAACAAACAGCCTTCAGAAAGCATCAAGACTTCAATCCAGCACATCCTCATCTGCAGCTTCTGCGGTGTCCAAGAATTCTCGTAATCTCCAGTCCCCACAGGACGTGATCCCCACTCCAGCTCCACTCCACTTCAGTCTCTCCCCTTCTCCTCTGGACCATCCTGATGCTCTTCATCTGCAGCGGAGGGTTTCTCCAAACCAATCAAGTTCTAATAGAGAGTCCGGCTCTGATAAACCCGGCGGCAGGCGGCGCTCAAAATCAGGCAGTTCAGCCAGCATTCAGTCAGCTATTAGTGTTCATAGTAATCGGTCTTATTCCTACAGAGATGACTTCTCTGAAGGGAAGCTCTCTCCAGCTCTGAGCTCCAGATCTTCCAGCATGTCTCGGTTTGGTTCTGAGAGAATCAGTGAGAGACACTCTGAGGGTCAGAGGAGTGCCGTTTGGTTGGCTGGGCTCTAG